The following proteins come from a genomic window of Puntigrus tetrazona isolate hp1 chromosome 15, ASM1883169v1, whole genome shotgun sequence:
- the LOC122358716 gene encoding uracil nucleotide/cysteinyl leukotriene receptor-like, with translation MNNSTDNFTRPEASSAPSFVLVDILEMCVCAFSFLVGLPIHLYVLWLTVTGTECGVALLFFKLNLCVCEIGICVESLIFILSFWFSSLTKLICFLIGLAVTGRPLFQCLICVERYLAVVHPVTFLKYKPLRYRVICCSVVWIIILGSCFFSEFIPPYTIAHTWFFSVQFLLFLSIQLFCLVAVLRALKQSGPGERVREKEEENHMKRRAFHFILICTVNTAIIYVPYILAGFFTILIKQNIYALWCICLFCYLLAGFVQPVLYLHRFGKLSCLSSFQVC, from the coding sequence ATGAACAACTCTACAGATAACTTCACCAGACCTGAAGCTTCTTCAGCCCCTTCCTTTGTGCTAGTGGACATtcttgaaatgtgtgtgtgcgctttcAGTTTTCTGGTTGGTCTTCCaatacatttgtatgttttatggcTCACTGTCACAGGAACAGAATGTGGAGTTGCACTGTTGTTCTTCAAACTGAATCTATGTGTTTGTGAGATTGGTATCTGTGTGGAGAGcttgatttttatattgtcattttgGTTTTCAAGTCTCAcaaaattaatatgttttttgatAGGACTAGCtgtcaccggtcgtcctctgtttcagtgtctgatctgtgttgagcgttacctggcggtggttcatcctgtaacctttctgaagtacaaacctctcagatacagagtgatctgttGTTCTGTGGTCTGGATAATTATTCTTGGCTCATGTTTTTTCTCTGAGTTCATCCCACCATATACGATAGCACATACATGGTTCTTCTCAGTTcagttcctcctcttcctctccatccagttgttttgtctcgtggctgttctcagagctctgaagcagtcaggaccaggagagagagtgagggaaaaagaggaggaaaaccacatgaagagaagagcgtttcatttcattctaaTATGTACTGTGAACACAGCTATCATATACGTCCCATATATTCTAGCGGGATTCTTTACCATTTTAATAAAGCAGAATATCTATGCACTTtggtgcatttgtttgttttgttatttgctggctggttttgttcagcctgttctttatctgcaccgCTTTGGAAAACTCTCCTGCCTCTCTTCCTTTCAGGTTTGCTAA